Proteins encoded in a region of the Gallalistipes aquisgranensis genome:
- a CDS encoding YeiH family protein, which produces MLSEKKGNTLHGILLIALFSFSAFYIAEFPFVQRLSFSPLIVGIILGMLYANSLRNRLPQTWGPGILFCTKQVLRLGIVLYGFRLTFQSVVAVGLPAILIDVIVVGATIGLGILLGRLLKMDRDLSLLTATGSAICGAAAVLGAEPVVKSEPHKTAVAVSTVVIFGTLSMFLYPILYRTGMLDLTPSQMGIYTGSTLHEVAHVVGAGNAMGTEISDPAVIVKMIRVMLLAPVLVVMGLVLARSSGRRGGEKGAKPGKITIPWFAFGFLAVIGFNSFDLLPHAVVKGINELDTFLLTMAMTALGTETSIEKFRKAGAKPFLLAALLYLWLLGGGYLLVKYLAPAV; this is translated from the coding sequence ATGCTCAGCGAAAAGAAAGGCAACACCCTCCACGGTATTCTGCTCATCGCCCTTTTCTCCTTTTCCGCGTTTTATATCGCCGAATTTCCCTTCGTGCAGCGCCTGTCGTTCAGTCCGCTGATCGTCGGGATCATCCTCGGTATGCTCTACGCCAACAGCCTGCGAAACCGGCTGCCCCAGACCTGGGGTCCGGGCATCCTCTTCTGCACGAAACAGGTGTTGCGTCTGGGAATCGTGCTGTACGGGTTCCGGCTGACGTTCCAGAGCGTCGTGGCCGTAGGGCTGCCCGCGATCCTGATCGACGTGATCGTCGTGGGGGCGACGATCGGACTGGGTATTCTCCTGGGGCGCCTGCTGAAGATGGACCGCGACCTCTCCCTGCTGACCGCTACCGGGAGCGCCATCTGCGGGGCGGCGGCCGTGCTGGGGGCCGAACCCGTCGTGAAGAGCGAACCCCACAAGACGGCGGTGGCCGTTTCGACAGTGGTGATTTTCGGAACGCTCTCCATGTTTCTTTATCCGATCCTGTACCGGACGGGCATGCTGGATCTCACCCCCTCCCAGATGGGCATCTATACCGGGTCCACGCTTCACGAGGTCGCCCATGTGGTGGGGGCGGGCAATGCGATGGGAACCGAAATCTCCGACCCGGCCGTGATCGTCAAGATGATCCGGGTGATGCTGCTGGCTCCCGTGCTGGTGGTGATGGGGCTGGTTCTGGCACGTTCGAGCGGCAGACGCGGCGGGGAGAAAGGGGCGAAACCCGGGAAAATCACGATTCCGTGGTTCGCGTTCGGCTTTCTGGCCGTGATCGGGTTCAATTCGTTCGATCTGCTTCCGCACGCCGTGGTGAAGGGAATCAATGAACTGGACACTTTCCTGCTGACGATGGCCATGACGGCGCTGGGAACCGAAACGAGTATCGAAAAGTTCAGGAAGGCGGGGGCGAAACCCTTCCTGTTGGCGGCGCTGCTCTATCTGTGGCTGCTCGGAGGCGGGTACCTGCTGGTGAAATACCTGGCTCCGGCCGTGTGA
- a CDS encoding PEP/pyruvate-binding domain-containing protein translates to MEEVRTGGVPALGTTDYHNLMQRRIRKIMLIGSSYDAYTLEEDGRIESQINREYLDLNLSNPPSFTRVSSTAEALEALARDGGFDLVISMFNVGEMDVFTFAKRVKRDFPQIPVVLLTNYSKDLYRRIENEDRSGIDYMFSWHGNADLIIAIIKIIEDRMNADNDILGVGVQSILLVEDSVRYYSTYLPAVYKIVLQQSNEFLKEALNEQQMTLRKRARPKILLATNYTEAVELYERYKHNLLGVISDVGFVIHKNDRSEDEKLDAGIDLCRLIKKDNPKMPFLLQSSQESMRSVARELGVGFIVKYSKTLLLELSDYISHEFAFGDFVFRDLKTGVVIGQAKDLTQMQQLVQEIPDDVLCYHAGQNHLSRWMYARGLFSLAAAFRSISSDSFPSTAELRAWIVNRIRDYRILQGQGVVARFEADSYSDYIWFARIGEGSLGGKARGLAFMNSMLQKYNFYDKYSEVRVMLPRTVVVATDYFDRFIRENGLQYVINSDISDDEILSEFVSSRLPERLVAELRAYIRYARGPLAIRSSSKLEDSHYQPFAGIYSTYMIPLTDNTDQMLRLLGKAIKSVYASVFFAASRAYITATGNVLSEEKMAVIIQEVCGTEDNGYFFPTASGVARSINFYPIGDERPEDGVVNMALGLGKLVVEGGQTLRFSPKYPKNVLQLSTPELALRDTQREMYALSLKPEEFKTSIDDAVNLARFEINSPMARSFRNMKYVASTWDMQNQSISDSSFTEGRKIVTFARVLKYDTFPLAEIVADLLEMGQREMRCPVELEFAFNMDVPHGEQKVFNFLQIRPIVDTQNTTTLDWSEVDTDDALIYAESALGAGAVEGVSDIVYIKESVFDTKHTERMAEEVERFNRSFRASQTGYVLVGPGRWGSSDPWLGIPVKWPHISEAKVIVECGLENFRVEPSQGTHFFQNLTSFGVGYLTINPFMGDGRFDIAALDAMEAVEEGEFVRHVRFDKPLWIFVDGRKNRAVVKYR, encoded by the coding sequence ATGGAAGAGGTTCGAACAGGGGGCGTGCCTGCGCTGGGCACCACCGACTACCACAATCTGATGCAGCGGCGCATCCGCAAGATCATGCTCATCGGCAGCAGCTACGACGCCTACACGCTGGAGGAGGACGGGCGGATCGAGTCGCAGATCAACCGCGAGTACCTCGACCTGAACCTGAGCAATCCTCCCTCCTTCACGCGGGTCAGTTCGACGGCCGAGGCGCTGGAAGCGTTGGCCCGGGACGGGGGGTTCGATCTGGTCATCAGCATGTTCAACGTGGGGGAAATGGACGTTTTCACTTTCGCCAAGCGCGTCAAGCGCGATTTTCCGCAGATTCCGGTGGTGCTGCTGACCAACTATTCGAAGGACCTCTACCGACGCATCGAGAACGAGGACCGTTCGGGCATCGACTACATGTTCAGTTGGCACGGAAACGCCGACCTGATCATCGCCATCATCAAGATCATCGAGGACCGCATGAATGCCGACAACGACATTCTGGGAGTGGGCGTGCAGTCGATCCTGCTGGTGGAGGATTCGGTGCGCTACTATTCGACCTATCTGCCGGCCGTCTATAAGATCGTGCTCCAGCAGAGCAACGAGTTCCTGAAGGAGGCGCTCAACGAGCAGCAGATGACCCTCCGCAAGCGGGCCCGTCCGAAAATCCTCTTGGCGACGAACTACACCGAGGCGGTGGAGCTTTACGAACGCTACAAGCACAACCTGCTCGGGGTGATTTCGGACGTCGGCTTCGTGATCCACAAGAACGACCGCAGCGAGGACGAGAAACTCGACGCGGGGATCGACCTCTGCCGCCTGATCAAGAAGGATAATCCGAAGATGCCCTTCCTGCTGCAATCTTCGCAGGAGAGCATGCGGAGCGTGGCCAGGGAGCTGGGTGTAGGGTTCATCGTCAAATATTCGAAGACCCTGCTGCTGGAGCTGAGCGACTATATCAGCCATGAGTTCGCATTCGGCGATTTCGTGTTCCGCGATCTGAAGACGGGTGTCGTGATCGGCCAGGCCAAGGACCTCACCCAGATGCAGCAGCTGGTGCAGGAGATTCCCGACGACGTGCTCTGTTACCATGCCGGGCAGAACCATCTCTCGCGGTGGATGTATGCCCGGGGGCTCTTCTCGCTGGCGGCGGCTTTCCGCTCCATTTCCAGCGACAGCTTCCCCTCGACGGCCGAGCTGAGGGCCTGGATCGTGAACCGGATCAGGGACTACCGCATTCTTCAGGGACAGGGCGTGGTGGCGCGCTTCGAGGCCGATTCGTACAGCGACTACATCTGGTTCGCCCGGATCGGCGAGGGGTCGCTGGGCGGCAAGGCTCGCGGGCTGGCCTTCATGAACAGCATGTTGCAGAAGTACAACTTCTACGACAAATATTCCGAGGTGCGGGTGATGCTGCCCCGCACGGTGGTGGTGGCCACCGATTACTTCGACCGTTTCATCCGGGAGAACGGCCTGCAATACGTCATCAACTCTGATATTTCCGACGACGAGATTCTTTCCGAATTCGTCTCCTCACGTCTGCCCGAACGGTTGGTCGCCGAGTTGAGGGCCTATATCCGCTATGCCCGGGGGCCGCTGGCGATCCGCTCCAGCTCCAAACTGGAGGATTCGCACTACCAGCCCTTCGCCGGAATCTACTCCACCTACATGATTCCGCTGACGGACAACACCGACCAGATGCTGCGGCTGTTGGGCAAGGCGATCAAGAGCGTCTACGCTTCGGTCTTCTTCGCCGCGAGCCGCGCCTATATCACCGCTACGGGCAACGTACTGAGTGAGGAGAAGATGGCGGTCATCATCCAGGAGGTGTGCGGAACGGAGGACAACGGCTATTTCTTTCCGACGGCCTCGGGCGTGGCCCGTTCGATCAACTTCTATCCCATCGGGGACGAACGTCCGGAGGACGGCGTGGTCAACATGGCGCTCGGGCTCGGAAAACTGGTGGTGGAGGGGGGGCAGACCCTGCGCTTCTCTCCGAAATATCCGAAGAACGTGCTCCAGCTTTCGACTCCCGAGCTGGCCCTGCGGGACACCCAGCGGGAGATGTACGCCCTGAGCCTGAAACCCGAGGAGTTCAAGACCTCGATCGACGATGCGGTGAACCTCGCCCGGTTCGAGATCAATTCGCCGATGGCCCGTTCGTTCCGCAACATGAAGTACGTCGCCTCGACCTGGGACATGCAGAACCAGTCGATTTCGGACAGCAGTTTTACCGAGGGGCGCAAGATCGTCACCTTCGCGCGGGTGCTCAAGTACGATACCTTTCCGCTGGCTGAGATCGTCGCCGACCTGCTGGAGATGGGGCAGCGGGAGATGCGTTGTCCGGTGGAGCTGGAATTCGCCTTCAACATGGATGTCCCCCACGGCGAGCAGAAAGTGTTCAACTTCTTGCAGATACGTCCCATCGTGGACACCCAGAACACGACGACCCTCGACTGGAGTGAAGTCGACACGGACGATGCGCTGATCTATGCCGAGAGCGCGCTGGGGGCCGGGGCCGTGGAGGGAGTGTCCGACATCGTATATATAAAGGAGTCCGTGTTCGATACGAAGCACACCGAGCGGATGGCCGAGGAGGTGGAGCGGTTCAACCGTTCGTTCCGGGCCTCGCAGACGGGATATGTGCTGGTCGGGCCCGGCCGCTGGGGATCGAGTGATCCGTGGCTGGGCATTCCGGTCAAGTGGCCCCATATTTCCGAGGCGAAGGTGATCGTGGAGTGCGGGCTGGAGAATTTCCGGGTCGAGCCCAGTCAGGGGACCCATTTCTTCCAGAATCTCACTTCGTTCGGGGTGGGCTATCTCACGATCAACCCCTTCATGGGCGACGGCCGTTTCGATATCGCGGCTTTGGATGCCATGGAGGCGGTCGAGGAGGGTGAGTTCGTCCGACACGTGCGGTTCGACAAGCCCCTGTGGATTTTCGTGGACGGCCGGAAGAACCGGGCGGTCGTGAAATACCGGTAA
- a CDS encoding alpha/beta hydrolase — MKNLLLTGMAWLGMLALHAQQPLELPLYPDGPAESAGFESGEYWVDSGRVADVQTPMLYVYLPERAAATGRAVVICPGGGYARLAIEKEGHAVARWMTGQGIAAVVLKYRMPNGHYDIPLKDAQTALETVRRRAAEWNVEPEKVGIMGFSAGGHLASTAATHFTSEANRPAFAVLVYPVITMGGATHGGSRERLIGKDAGADLVELFSNEKQVTAETPTSFIALSDDDRGVPPANGVRYYLALREHGVPGELHVYPTGGHGWGGFDTRFRYEKEFQTSLARWLKDLE; from the coding sequence ATGAAAAATCTGTTGCTGACCGGAATGGCATGGTTGGGTATGCTGGCGCTCCATGCGCAGCAGCCGTTGGAGTTGCCGCTCTATCCCGACGGCCCGGCCGAAAGTGCCGGATTCGAAAGCGGAGAATACTGGGTGGACAGCGGACGGGTGGCGGACGTGCAGACCCCGATGCTGTATGTCTACCTGCCCGAAAGGGCGGCGGCGACCGGCCGGGCCGTGGTGATCTGCCCGGGCGGCGGCTATGCGCGGCTGGCCATCGAGAAGGAGGGACACGCCGTGGCCCGCTGGATGACCGGGCAGGGGATCGCTGCGGTGGTGCTGAAGTACCGCATGCCCAACGGTCATTACGATATTCCGCTCAAGGATGCTCAGACGGCGCTGGAGACGGTGAGACGCCGGGCTGCGGAGTGGAACGTCGAGCCGGAGAAGGTGGGGATCATGGGTTTTTCGGCCGGGGGGCACCTGGCCTCGACGGCCGCCACCCATTTTACCTCGGAGGCGAACCGGCCCGCTTTCGCCGTGCTGGTCTATCCCGTGATCACGATGGGCGGTGCAACTCACGGCGGGTCGCGGGAGCGTTTGATCGGGAAAGATGCTGGAGCCGATCTGGTGGAGCTTTTTTCGAACGAAAAACAGGTGACGGCGGAGACCCCGACCTCTTTCATCGCCCTGAGCGACGACGACCGGGGAGTGCCTCCCGCCAACGGCGTGCGGTATTATCTGGCGCTCCGGGAACACGGCGTACCGGGCGAACTGCATGTCTATCCCACGGGGGGACATGGCTGGGGAGGTTTCGACACTCGGTTCAGGTACGAGAAAGAGTTCCAGACCTCGCTGGCCCGCTGGCTGAAGGATCTGGAGTAG
- a CDS encoding DUF3127 domain-containing protein: MELDVVVFKVLEPVRGVSAKGEWVRQEVVFDQPNDFNRKVCITFWGDRAQEVASMKPGDAYTLSVNVESREFNNKWYTSLQAWKVMRKGAEPAAPAGSPAPWAAADAPAAAPVRDLPPLESASDGGTYKEDTVDDLPF; this comes from the coding sequence ATGGAACTGGATGTCGTTGTTTTCAAAGTGCTGGAGCCCGTCCGCGGCGTGAGCGCCAAAGGAGAGTGGGTGCGTCAGGAGGTCGTTTTCGACCAACCCAACGATTTCAACCGCAAGGTCTGCATCACCTTCTGGGGCGACCGGGCTCAGGAGGTGGCTTCGATGAAACCGGGCGATGCCTACACGCTCTCGGTGAACGTGGAGTCGCGCGAGTTCAACAACAAGTGGTACACTTCGCTGCAGGCATGGAAGGTGATGCGCAAAGGCGCCGAGCCGGCCGCCCCGGCGGGTTCGCCCGCTCCGTGGGCTGCGGCGGATGCGCCTGCCGCCGCTCCCGTGCGTGACCTGCCACCGCTGGAGAGCGCCTCCGACGGAGGAACCTACAAGGAGGACACGGTGGACGACCTGCCTTTCTGA
- the nhaA gene encoding Na+/H+ antiporter NhaA: MAREVSFRRRRAFYLWNRRRDYFMSSLWAGGVVLVIFAAVALVLANLDATREAYHHVLSSRLTVGFDGFALSHTVEEWINDGLMAVFFFVVGLEIKREIIAGQLASVRQAALPVAAAVGGMVVPALIYAVINRGTPYVAGWGVPMATDIAFAIGVLSLLGSRVPVSMKIFLTALAIVDDLGAILVIALFYTAEINFAALAAAACVFLLLVLLNRFRVYRMRYYMIPSLLLWVLFLHSGIHATIAGVLIAMTLPSDPRYGRKYFLYKSRFLLENFRHNDREGVEVLSNHRQFHDLYALRRIAGEAISPMQRLEHALTPVVNFLIMPVFALANAGVSLESFSDLQIFGTTMGAGIFWGLVAGKPLGIVLASWIAIRTGVAVMPKESGWRVLWGVACLGGIGFTMSIFIDNLAFGGTPFVAPGKIAVLAASLCAALLGAVVIGLLAKKDRPGGKTGPVAK; this comes from the coding sequence ATGGCAAGAGAGGTGAGTTTCCGCCGCAGGCGCGCTTTTTATCTGTGGAACAGACGCAGGGACTATTTCATGAGCAGTCTCTGGGCCGGCGGCGTGGTGTTGGTGATCTTTGCCGCGGTGGCGCTGGTGCTGGCCAATCTCGATGCCACGAGGGAGGCCTACCACCACGTGCTGTCGTCGAGGCTGACCGTGGGGTTCGACGGCTTCGCCCTTTCGCACACGGTGGAGGAGTGGATCAACGACGGACTGATGGCGGTCTTCTTCTTCGTGGTGGGACTGGAGATCAAACGGGAGATCATCGCCGGGCAGCTGGCCAGCGTGCGGCAGGCTGCCCTGCCCGTGGCCGCGGCGGTGGGAGGCATGGTCGTTCCGGCGCTGATCTATGCCGTGATCAACCGGGGAACGCCCTATGTCGCCGGATGGGGTGTCCCGATGGCGACGGACATCGCCTTCGCCATCGGCGTGCTGTCGCTGCTGGGCAGCCGGGTGCCCGTCTCGATGAAGATATTCCTGACGGCGCTGGCGATCGTGGACGACCTGGGGGCTATTCTGGTGATCGCCCTTTTTTACACGGCGGAGATCAATTTCGCCGCGCTGGCTGCGGCCGCCTGCGTATTCCTGCTGCTGGTGCTGCTCAACCGTTTCCGGGTCTACCGGATGCGCTATTATATGATTCCCAGCCTGTTGCTATGGGTGCTTTTCCTTCATTCGGGCATCCATGCCACGATCGCGGGGGTGCTGATCGCCATGACGCTTCCGTCCGATCCCCGCTACGGCCGGAAATATTTCCTCTACAAGTCGCGCTTCCTGCTGGAGAATTTCCGGCATAACGACCGCGAAGGGGTGGAGGTGCTCTCCAACCACCGGCAGTTCCACGACCTGTATGCCCTGCGCCGCATCGCGGGTGAGGCGATCAGCCCCATGCAGCGGCTCGAACATGCGTTGACGCCCGTGGTCAATTTCCTCATCATGCCCGTGTTCGCGCTGGCCAATGCGGGCGTGTCGCTCGAATCGTTCTCCGACCTGCAGATTTTCGGGACGACGATGGGGGCGGGTATTTTCTGGGGGCTGGTGGCCGGCAAGCCGCTGGGGATCGTGCTGGCCAGCTGGATCGCCATCCGGACCGGGGTGGCCGTGATGCCGAAGGAGTCGGGCTGGCGGGTGCTCTGGGGCGTGGCCTGTCTGGGAGGCATCGGGTTCACGATGTCGATTTTCATCGACAACCTGGCTTTCGGTGGGACGCCGTTCGTGGCTCCGGGCAAGATCGCCGTGCTGGCGGCTTCGCTTTGCGCCGCGCTGCTGGGAGCGGTCGTGATAGGCCTGCTGGCGAAAAAGGACCGGCCCGGCGGCAAAACGGGCCCGGTCGCAAAATAA
- the hcp gene encoding hydroxylamine reductase, with translation MFCYQCQETAFGTGCTIRGVCGKHPDTAALMDLLVYAVQGISAINHALHRQGLSSSEADRFVAEALFATVTNTNFDDAALTSLLERAFALKDGLTGTARQHGIDLPAYRQVTLHVTPENYAEEALSAGILREADEDVRALKQLAIYGMKGAAAYACHALRLGMEDPEVYDAMQTVLAETCRTDVQAPDLVDLVVITGECGVRAMALLDKANTSAYGHPAMTRVEIGTRTNPGILVSGHDLHDLEELLRQSEGTGVDIYTHGEMLPAHFYPKLRRYSHLAGNYGNAWWKQTWEFESFNGPVLLTSNCLVPPLSKAGYKERVYTTGPAGFPGFTHIPEGRDGKPKDFSALIEHAKRCPPPIRIEQGYVTGGFAHNQLAELSDRVAEALRDGRIRKFVVMAGCDGRMPSREYYTEFALQLPEDTVILTAGCAKYRYLKLNLGEIDGLPRVWDAGQCNDSYSLAIMALRLKEALGAEHLSDLPIVYNIAWYEQKAVIVVLALLSLGIKDIHLGPTLPAFFSTNVRRVLREVFGLNSVSTPEDDLKKWVNDDRSTKKARHVPTV, from the coding sequence ATGTTCTGTTACCAATGCCAGGAGACCGCCTTCGGCACGGGCTGCACGATCCGCGGCGTCTGCGGCAAACACCCCGATACGGCCGCGCTGATGGACCTGCTGGTCTACGCCGTGCAGGGTATCTCCGCCATAAACCACGCCCTGCACCGGCAGGGCCTCTCCTCCTCCGAAGCCGACCGCTTCGTGGCGGAAGCGCTTTTCGCCACCGTCACCAACACCAATTTCGACGACGCGGCCCTCACGTCCCTGCTGGAGAGGGCCTTCGCCCTCAAGGACGGACTGACCGGAACCGCCCGGCAGCACGGAATCGACCTGCCCGCCTACCGCCAGGTCACCCTTCATGTCACACCGGAAAACTATGCGGAAGAGGCGCTCTCGGCCGGCATACTCCGGGAGGCGGACGAAGACGTCCGGGCGCTGAAACAACTGGCGATCTACGGCATGAAGGGGGCTGCGGCCTATGCCTGCCACGCCCTGCGGCTGGGGATGGAAGACCCGGAGGTGTACGATGCCATGCAGACGGTTCTGGCCGAAACGTGCCGGACCGACGTCCAGGCGCCCGACCTGGTCGATCTGGTGGTCATTACGGGCGAATGCGGCGTGCGGGCCATGGCCCTGCTCGACAAGGCCAACACATCCGCCTACGGACACCCCGCGATGACCCGGGTGGAAATCGGTACGCGGACGAATCCCGGCATTCTCGTCTCGGGCCACGACCTGCACGACCTGGAGGAGCTGCTGCGGCAGAGCGAAGGGACGGGCGTGGACATCTACACCCACGGAGAGATGCTCCCGGCCCATTTCTATCCGAAACTGCGCAGGTATTCCCACCTGGCGGGCAATTACGGCAATGCCTGGTGGAAACAGACATGGGAATTCGAGAGTTTCAACGGACCTGTCCTGCTCACCTCCAACTGTCTGGTGCCGCCCCTGTCGAAAGCGGGTTACAAAGAGCGCGTCTACACGACCGGGCCGGCGGGTTTCCCGGGATTCACCCACATTCCGGAAGGACGGGACGGCAAACCGAAAGATTTCTCAGCCCTGATCGAACACGCGAAACGGTGTCCTCCCCCGATCCGTATCGAACAGGGATACGTCACCGGAGGGTTCGCCCACAACCAGCTGGCCGAACTGTCGGACCGGGTGGCGGAGGCGCTCCGCGACGGCCGTATCCGAAAATTCGTCGTCATGGCCGGATGCGACGGACGGATGCCCTCGCGCGAATACTACACGGAGTTCGCCCTCCAACTGCCCGAGGACACGGTGATCCTCACGGCCGGATGTGCCAAATACCGCTATCTGAAACTCAACCTGGGCGAAATCGACGGCCTGCCCCGCGTCTGGGACGCCGGCCAGTGCAACGACAGCTACTCGCTGGCCATCATGGCCCTGCGGCTGAAGGAGGCGCTCGGGGCGGAACACCTGAGCGACCTGCCGATCGTCTACAACATCGCATGGTACGAACAGAAGGCCGTGATCGTCGTACTCGCGCTCCTCAGCCTCGGAATCAAGGATATCCACCTGGGCCCCACCCTGCCCGCCTTCTTCTCGACGAACGTACGCCGCGTACTGCGCGAGGTGTTCGGCCTGAACTCGGTCTCCACCCCCGAAGACGACCTGAAAAAGTGGGTGAACGACGACCGCAGCACAAAAAAGGCACGGCACGTCCCGACCGTCTGA
- a CDS encoding FKBP-type peptidyl-prolyl cis-trans isomerase, translating into MKKIFILLGATAVIFSACNSGSGSLKSEQDSLAYAIGVDLGSYIKNVDSTLNIDVVSAAIKDVLKNKSKLDQEASYAFLREYFTVRKPAKAKKESEEFLAKVEKENKNIQKTESGLLYEIITPGSDVKATGDSDTVRVMYKGELKDGKVFDSSYDRGDTAEFALNRVIKGWGEGLKLVGKGGKIKLWIPADLAYGEQAPQSIGPNQALVFEVELFDVMPGPAEEKKADKK; encoded by the coding sequence ATGAAAAAGATCTTTATTCTTCTGGGGGCAACGGCTGTGATTTTCAGCGCTTGCAACTCGGGTTCCGGTTCGCTGAAATCGGAGCAGGATTCGCTGGCCTATGCGATCGGCGTGGACCTGGGTTCCTACATCAAGAACGTGGACAGCACGCTGAACATCGACGTGGTGTCGGCCGCCATCAAGGACGTGCTGAAAAATAAGTCCAAACTGGACCAGGAGGCTTCCTACGCGTTCCTGCGCGAGTATTTCACCGTGCGTAAGCCCGCCAAGGCCAAGAAGGAGTCCGAAGAGTTCCTGGCCAAGGTAGAGAAGGAGAACAAGAACATCCAGAAGACCGAGAGCGGTCTGCTTTATGAGATCATCACCCCGGGAAGCGACGTGAAGGCTACCGGCGACAGCGATACCGTGCGCGTGATGTACAAGGGCGAGTTGAAGGACGGCAAGGTGTTCGACTCTTCCTACGACCGCGGCGACACGGCCGAGTTCGCGCTGAACCGCGTGATCAAGGGATGGGGCGAGGGTCTGAAGCTCGTCGGCAAGGGCGGTAAGATCAAACTGTGGATTCCCGCCGACCTGGCCTATGGCGAACAGGCACCCCAGAGCATCGGCCCGAACCAGGCGCTGGTGTTCGAAGTGGAGCTCTTCGACGTGATGCCCGGTCCTGCAGAGGAGAAAAAGGCCGACAAGAAGTAG
- a CDS encoding LysR substrate-binding domain-containing protein has protein sequence MDDFRLRVFVEVARRLNFTKAAQELFISQPAVTKHIQELESLFRVQLFERSGGRIALTGAGRLLLARAETILEGYRRLKLEMNLLTDSFDGELRLGASTTIAQYLLPEVMARYIARYPDVKLSLMTGNSRQVEEALSDRRIDLGLVEGCSHQPGLKYTRFADDELVLVTGARNAAAREEISLEELLSLPLVLRETGSGTLEVIEQALAAHHVRLSQLRILLQMGTTEGIKSFLAGSDAYAIVSVVAVARELAEGRLRVVEVNGLELKREFAFVHPQGGGHELAEHFMRFASLVPLYG, from the coding sequence ATGGACGACTTTCGGTTGCGGGTGTTCGTGGAGGTGGCCCGCCGGTTGAATTTCACGAAGGCGGCACAGGAGCTTTTTATCTCCCAGCCTGCGGTGACCAAACATATCCAGGAGCTGGAAAGCCTATTCCGGGTGCAGCTGTTCGAACGGTCGGGGGGCCGGATCGCCCTGACCGGGGCGGGACGGCTTCTGCTCGCCCGTGCCGAGACGATCCTGGAGGGATACCGCCGGCTGAAACTGGAGATGAACCTGCTGACGGACAGTTTCGACGGGGAGCTGAGGCTCGGGGCGAGCACTACGATCGCCCAGTACCTGCTGCCGGAAGTGATGGCCCGTTACATCGCGCGGTATCCCGACGTGAAACTCTCCCTGATGACCGGCAATTCCCGGCAGGTGGAGGAGGCGTTGTCCGACCGGAGGATCGACCTGGGTCTGGTGGAGGGATGCAGTCACCAGCCGGGATTGAAGTACACGCGGTTCGCCGACGACGAACTGGTGCTTGTAACCGGTGCGCGCAATGCGGCGGCCCGGGAGGAGATTTCGTTGGAAGAGCTGCTTTCGCTGCCGCTGGTGTTGCGCGAGACGGGGTCCGGAACGCTCGAGGTGATCGAACAGGCCCTGGCTGCGCATCACGTCCGGTTATCGCAACTGCGGATTCTGTTGCAGATGGGAACGACCGAGGGCATCAAGTCCTTCCTGGCCGGAAGCGATGCCTATGCCATCGTGTCGGTGGTGGCCGTGGCCCGGGAACTGGCCGAGGGACGCCTGAGGGTCGTGGAGGTGAACGGGCTGGAACTGAAACGGGAATTCGCTTTCGTCCATCCCCAGGGGGGAGGTCACGAACTGGCGGAGCACTTCATGCGGTTCGCCTCGCTGGTGCCCCTGTACGGCTGA
- a CDS encoding peptidylprolyl isomerase — protein MKYALISTEKGDMKAELYEKETPGTVANFVKLAESGFYDGLTFHRVIPDFVIQGGCPLGTGAGGPGYTIKCETSAPRQYHDRGVLSMAHRGKDTGGSQFFICHNRQNTAHLDGVHTAFGKVVEGLDVIDAIRQGDLILSIKIVEE, from the coding sequence ATGAAATATGCGTTGATAAGCACCGAGAAGGGTGACATGAAGGCCGAGCTCTACGAGAAGGAGACGCCCGGCACCGTGGCCAATTTCGTGAAACTGGCCGAAAGCGGTTTTTACGACGGACTGACTTTCCACCGGGTCATTCCGGATTTCGTGATCCAGGGCGGTTGCCCGCTGGGTACCGGTGCCGGCGGTCCCGGCTATACGATCAAGTGCGAGACGTCGGCTCCCCGCCAGTACCACGACCGGGGCGTGCTGTCGATGGCCCACCGGGGCAAGGACACGGGCGGGTCGCAGTTCTTCATCTGCCACAACCGTCAGAATACGGCCCATCTGGACGGCGTGCACACGGCGTTCGGCAAGGTGGTGGAGGGGCTCGACGTGATCGACGCGATCCGCCAAGGCGATCTGATCCTGAGTATCAAAATCGTGGAAGAGTAG